Proteins from one Malania oleifera isolate guangnan ecotype guangnan chromosome 4, ASM2987363v1, whole genome shotgun sequence genomic window:
- the LOC131153065 gene encoding protein NRT1/ PTR FAMILY 3.1, whose amino-acid sequence MEGKTNHTKRKKGGLITMPFIFANEVCEKLAVVGFSTNMISYLTEQIHMPLTQAANTLTNFGGTASLTPLLGAFVADAYAGRFWTLTVASIIYQIGMISLTVSAVLPRLRPPPCKGNQVCEEADSGQLAVLYVSLLLTALGSGGIRPCVVAFGADQFDESDPSQKTKTWNFFNWYYFCMGASILVAVTVIVYIQDNVGWGWGLGVPAVMMFISIIVFVLGYPLYRNLDPAGSPFTRLLQVMVAAYRKRKLPSVSDPKALYENEELDASISAAGKLLHSEQLKFLDKAAIVTGEDNPRSSPSLDPNLWRLNTVHRVEELKTVIRMGPIWASGILLITAYAQQSTFSLQQAKTMDRHLTPSFQIPAGSMAVFTMLSMLTTIALYDRLLIRLARRLTGLDRGITFLQRMGVGFVISIFATLVAGFVEVHRKRVAAAHGLLQHPHAVVPMSVLWLVPQYGLHGIAEAFMSIGHLEFFYDQAPESMRSTAMALFWTAISAGNYVSTLLVLMVRKFSAGPGGSNWLPDNNLNKGKLEYFYWLITLLQLINFFYYLCCAKFYTFKPVQVHGADDGQSSEGGKVELASRV is encoded by the exons ATGGAAGGAAAAACCAACCATACCAAGAGGAAGAAGGGTGGATTGATCACCATGCCCTTCATCTTTG CAAATGAGGTCTGTGAGAAGCTGGCGGTGGTGGGTTTCAGCACAAACATGATAAGCTACTTAACCGAGCAGATTCACATGCCACTTACCCAAGCAGCGAACACCCTCACCAACTTCGGCGGCACCGCTAGCCTCACCCCTCTTCTCGGCGCCTTCGTCGCCGACGCCTACGCCGGCCGCTTCTGGACCCTCACCGTCGCCTCCATCATCTACCAAATA GGAATGATAAGCTTGACAGTATCGGCAGTGCTACCACGGCTGAGGCCGCCGCCGTGCAAGGGCAACCAAGTGTGCGAGGAAGCGGACAGCGGCCAGCTTGCAGTCCTGTACGTGTCCCTGCTGCTCACCGCACTCGGGTCGGGTGGGATCCGACCCTGCGTGGTGGCGTTCGGGGCGGACCAGTTCGACGAGTCCGACCCCAGCCAGAAAACCAAGACGTGGAACTTCTTCAACTGGTACTACTTCTGCATGGGAGCGTCCATTCTGGTGGCCGTCACCGTGATAGTCTACATCCAGGACAACGTCGGGTGGGGCTGGGGTCTCGGAGTTCCGGCCGTCATGATGTTTATATCCATCATTGTGTTTGTTCTCGGGTACCCGCTTTACCGGAACTTGGACCCGGCCGGGAGTCCGTTTACCCGGTTGCTGCAGGTGATGGTTGCCGCGTACCGGAAGAGGAAACTGCCCTCGGTTTCGGATCCGAAAGCGCTGTACGAGAATGAGGAGCTGGATGCCTCCATTTCTGCAGCTGGAAAGCTTCTTCATAGTGAGCAACTGAA GTTCCTGGACAAGGCAGCCATCGTGACCGGAGAAGACAACCCGAGATCATCACCCTCCCTAGACCCCAACCTCTGGAGGCTGAACACCGTCCACCGCGTCGAAGAACTCAAGACCGTCATCCGCATGGGCCCCATCTGGGCCTCCGGCATCCTCCTCATCACCGCCTACGCCCAGCAGAGCACCTTCTCCCTCCAGCAGGCCAAGACAATGGACCGCCACCTCACCCCCTCCTTCCAGATCCCCGCAGGCTCCATGGCCGTCTTCACCATGCTCTCCATGCTCACTACCATCGCCCTCTACGACCGCCTCCTCATCCGCCTCGCTCGCCGCCTCACCGGCCTCGATCGCGGCATCACCTTCCTCCAGCGCATGGGCGTCGGCTTCGTCATCTCAATCTTCGCCACCCTTGTCGCCGGCTTCGTCGAAGTCCACCGCAAGCGCGTCGCTGCCGCCCACGGCCTCCTCCAGCACCCCCACGCCGTCGTCCCCATGTCCGTCCTCTGGCTCGTCCCGCAGTACGGCCTCCACGGGATAGCCGAGGCCTTCATGTCCATCGGCCACCTCGAGTTCTTCTACGACCAGGCGCCAGAAAGCATGAGGAGCACCGCCATGGCGCTCTTCTGGACGGCGATCTCCGCCGGGAATTACGTCAGCACGCTGCTGGTTTTGATGGTGCGCAAGTTCAGTGCGGGTCCGGGCGGATCCAACTGGCTGCCCGATAATAATTTGAACAAGGGGAAGTTGGAGTACTTTTACTGGCTGATAACGTTGTTGCAACTGATCAATTTCTTCTACTATTTGTGTTGTGCAAAGTTTTATACATTCAAGCCAGTTCAGGTACATGGGGCGGACGATGGTCAAAGTTCAGAAGGAGGCAAGGTGGAGCTGGCCagcagggtttag